Within Schumannella luteola, the genomic segment CGTCGCTCGCCAGCTCGGCGCCGCGCACCAGCAGTCGGAACTGCGGGCGGTGCTCGGGCAGCTCCACCGGCAGGCCGCGCGGGGCGGTCGAGGTGGTGCGGGCGGTGAACTCGCGCTTGACGATGCGGTCCTCGAGCGAGTGGTAGGCGAGCACGACCATGCGCCCACCCGGCTCGAGGGCGTCGAGTCCCGCGGGGATGGCCTGCTCGACGCCGTCGAGCTCGCCGTTGACCTCGATGCGCAGCGCCTGGAAGACCCGCTTGGCCGGGTGACCGCTGCGCTCGCGCTGCACCGCCGCGGGGGTGGCGTCGATCAGCAGCTGCACGAGCTCGGCCGAGGTCGTCAGCGGCGATTCCTGGCGTCGCTCGACGATGCGGCGCGCATAGCGTGACGCGAGCTTCTCCTCGCCGTACTGCTGGAAGATGCGGCGCAGTGCGCCCTCGTCGTACTCGGCGAGCACCTTCGCGGCCGTGAGCTCGGCGGTGGAGTCCATGCGCATGTCGAGCGGCGCATCCTGCGAGTAGGCGAAGCCGCGCTCGGCGCGGTCGAGCTGCATGGACGAGACGCCGAGGTCGAAGAGGAAGCCGGAGACCTTCTCGATGCCGAGCGAGTCGAGGGCATCGCGCAGGTGGTGGTACTCGGTGTGCACGAGGTCGAGGCGGTCGGAGAAGCGCGCGAGGCGCTCGCCGGCGAGACGCTGCGCCTCGGTGTCGCGGTCGAGGCCGACGAGGTGCAGCTTCGGGAAGCGCTCGAGGAAGGCCTCGGCGTGACCGCCGAGGCCGAGGGTCGCGTCGACGAGCACCGCGCCGTCGTGGTCGAGGGCGGGGGCGAGCAGCTCGATGCAGCGCTCGAGCAGGACGGGGATGTGGATCTGGTCGTGTGCCATGAGATCTCGGGCTGTGATCCTCGGGCCTGATCCCCATCCGCTGCCGCCTGCCCCCGGGGAAGTTGGGGCAGGGAGCGCGGCTGAGGGTCGGGCCCGAGGAGCATCAGAAGAGCCCGGGGATCACCTCCTCGTCGGCGTCGGCGAACGCGGCCTCGGTGGCGGCGGTGTAGTCGTTCCAGGCGCTGGTGCTCCAGATCTCGGCGCGGCTTCCTGCACCGATGACGGTGAGGTCGCGGTCGAGGCCGGCGTACTCGCGCAGCAGTGGCGGGATCGTGATGCGGCGCTGCTTGTCGGGGATCTCCTGGCTCGCGCCGGAGAGGAAGAGGCGCAGGAAGTCGCGGGTGCGCTTGCTGCCGGTGGAGGCCTGACGCATCTGCTCGTGCACGTTCTCGAACTCGCGCTGGCTGTACATGAAGACCGCGCGCTCCTGGCCGCGCGTCAGCACGACGCCGCCGGAGAACTCATCCCAGAACTTGGCGGGCAGGATGATGCGCCCTTTGTCGTCGAGCTTGGGTGCGAACGTGCCGAGCAGCATGTCGTCCCCCTCTCGCGCCGGCCTGCTCCTAGTTCCTCCACTTTACTCCACGAACCTCCACGAACAAGCGAGAATCGCGCTTCGACACTCCCCTATTCGCGGTTCAAGCCCGTCTTTTCAGGGTTAGCACGCAGTGGTGGGATGTGGAGGAGTTTTCGCGGTCACAGCCGATTCCGAGCCGCGCCGGCGGCGCGCAGGGCGCCCGAGAGCGCCGACTCCGCTCGCGGCGATGCCCGTCGTCCCCGGAATCCCGGGCCGGGCGCACAAAAAAGAGGCCGACCCGAAGGTCGGCCTCGTGAGGTGGGAGTGAAGTGGAGGAGCCGGGCTACGCGTCCCGGTCGCCGTCGCGGCGGTGCTCGAAGCGCTCGCCGAGATCGTGCAGCAGTCCGCTGTCGCGGACCGGCTTGGGCGCCGACTGGCGCAGGAAGCGCTTCGGCGGAGAGATGGCGAACAGCGCCCCGCCGAACATGAAGACGAAGCCGGCCGCGCCGATGATCGGCTGACGCGTCGCGACGCCGACGATGAGGAGCCCGATGCCGACGACGGCCGCGATCACGCCGAGGGCGATGATGGCGACGCCCGGTCGCGAGCGCCCCGTGCCGACCGTCGCCACGAAGTCGGCGTCGTTCTGGTAGAGGTTGCGCTCCATCTCGTCGAGGAGTCGCTGCTCCTGCTCGGACAGTGGCATCTCGGTCGCCTTTCGTCGGGCCCACAACCGGCTCGCCGGCGTGCGTGTCGGAGCCTCATTCTAAGCTCGCCGCCCCCGGTAGGCTAGGCGAGTGGCTGGGAGTTTGCGCTTTGTCGATCTGGTGCAGAACCGGCTCGACGATCTGCTCGCCGATCGGGGCTCGGCGCTCACGCGCATCTCCCCCGATCTCGACGATCTGACGAGGGTCGCCCGCGACCTGCTCGGCGGCGGGAAGCGCTTCCGCGCGCTGTTCTGCTACTGGGGATGGCAGGCCGTCGCCGGCCGCGAGCGGGAGGCCGACCTGCTGCCCGACGCGGACGACTCGCTCGATCTCGCCCCGATCACCGCCGCGGCCTCCGCCCTCGAGATCTTCCACGCCGCCGCGCTCGTGCACGACGACATCATGGACAACTCCGACCTCCGTCGCGGCCGCCCCTCCACCCACCGGCGACTCGAGGCCGTGCACCGCGAGCGCGGGCTGCGCGGCGACGCCGAGCGCTACGGGATGTCGGGCGCGCTGCTGCTCGGCGATCTGCTGCTCGGCTGGAGCGATGAGCTGCTCGACGACGGACTGCGTGACGTGCCCCTCGAGCACGCCAGGGCGACGCGCGACGAGTTCGCTGTCATGCGCACGGAGGTCACGGCCGGGCAGTACCTCGACATCCTCGAGGAGTCGTCGTGGCATCTGCACGGCGACGACGAGCAGCTGCGCCGCGCGCAGCGCGTCGTGCTCTACAAGTCGGCGAAGTACAGCGTCGAGGCCCCGCTCGTGATCGGCGCCTCGATCGCCGGCGCCGACGCCGATCAGATCGGCGCGCTGCGCGGCTTCGGCGTGCCGCTCGGCATCGCGTTCCAGCTGCGTGACGACCTGCTCGGCGTCTTCGGCGACCCGGAGGTCACCGGCAAGCCCTCGGGCGACGACCTGCGCGAGGGCAAGCGCACCGTGCTGATCGCGCTCGCGCGCGAATCGCTCTCCGGCTCGGCGCGCAACCTGCTCGACGAGCTGCTGGGCGATCCGGAGCTCGATGACGAGCAGATCCGGATGCTGCAGTCGACGATCCGGGCGAGCGGCGCGGTCGATCAGCTCGAGGGCGTCATCCGCCGCGAGGTCGAGCGGGCGACCTCGGCGCTCGATGCCGCCCCGCTGACGCGCTCGGCACGGGCCGAGCTGCTGCGCCTCGCCGACGCGGTGACGCGCCGCGAGGCCTGAGCGACTCGATTCAGGCGAGCGCCTGAGCGACCCGGCGCACCTCGGCCTTGCGGCCCGCGAGCAGCGCGTCGATCGGTGCGACGCCGAGGCTGTCCTCCGTCGCGAGCAGCCAGTCGATCGCCTCGTCGTCATCGAAGCCGATGTCGGCCAGCAGCGTCGCGGTGCCGCGCAGCTCGCTCAGCGGCTCGCCGTCGCGCACGAACACGGCGGGCACCCGCAGCACGCCGTCGCGACGCGTGCCGAGCAGCACGCGCTCCTCGATCAGGCGGCGCACCCGCCCCTGCGGGATGCCGAGGATCTCGACGAGATCGGGAACGGTCAGCCAGGCGGTCGCAGAGGTGTCGCTCACCGCACCACTCTCGCACCTCGCGCGCGCGTCGAGGAATCCGCGCGGCACGACGCTCGAGTCACATGAGTCACATCCATCACACCCGCCACTCTGATTGACTCTGTGTGACATCTGTGTCAGCGTGAACCGATGCGCTCTCAGCGCGGATGAAGGCAGAGCCACCGCCCTCGGGGGTGGGAACGGGGTGACTGATGACCGGAGACAACGAAGCGCGCACAGCGACCGGATCGCTGCTCGCCGCGCTGAAGGCGACCGCCGCCCGTCGCGCCGCGTCGACCGACACCGGCGCCTGGACCCGCGCGAGCCGCGTCACCGTGCCCCTCGTCGTGGCCGGCGCCCTCACCGTGTCGATGAACCTGACCGCGCCGATCCCGGCCGCGCACGCAGCGCCGAAGAAGGCCGTCAAGCCGCCGAAGAACGCGATCACCCCCGCGCCCGCCGCCGTCAAGGCCCCGGCGCTCCCCTCGGTGGCTCCCGCCTCGGCCCCCGCCAGCTACAAGGTCGCCGCGGGCGACACGGTCTCGTCGATCGCCCAGCGCTTCGGCGTCAGCACGGCGGGACTGCTCGCCGCGAACGGTCTCGGCTGGAAGTCGCTCATCTTCCCCGGGCAGGTGCTCAAGATCGGCGGGGCGACCCCGAGCACGGCGACCACGGCACCCGCCGCGGCGGCGCCCGCCGCGGGCCGCTACACGATCAAGGCCGGCGACACGGTCGGGGCGATCGCCGCCCGCTTCGGCACCACGACGCAGTCGGTGCTCAGCGCCAACGGCCTCAGCTGGACGAGCATCATCTACCCCGGCCAGACCCTCGCGATCCCGGGCGGCATCAGCGCCGTGCCGGCCTCGAACGTCACGCCCGCGCCGTCGACCGGCTCGAGCACGCCCGCCGTGCCCGCTCCCGCGACCAAGAGCTACACGATCAGGACCGGCGACACGGTCTCGTCGATCGCCGCGGCCAACGGGATCTCGGTGCAGGCGCTCATGGACGCCAACGGCCTCACCGGGTCCGCGGTCATCTTCGCCGGACGCACCCTGACCATCCCCGCGGTCACCTCGCCCGCGGTCGCGCAGGACGGCACGACCGTCACCCCGCTCAGCGCCGAGATGGCCGCGAACGCCCGCGTGATCATCCGCGTCGGCCGTGAGCTCGGCGTCTCCGACCGCGGCATCATCATCGCCCTCGCCGCCGCCATGCAGGAGTCGAGCCTGCGCAACATCGCCTACGGCGACCGGGACTCGGTCGGCCTCTTCCAGCAGCGCCCGAGCCAGAACTGGGGCGCCAAGGAGAAGCTGCTCGACACGACCTACGCCGCCCGTCTGTTCTACGGCGGCCCGAAGAACCCGAACGCCGGCATCACGCGCGGCCTGCTCGAGATCGCGGGCTGGCAGAGCATGACCCTCACGCAGGCCGCCCAGGCGGTGCAGATCTCGGCCTACCCGAACGCCTACGCGCGCTGGGAGAAGAGCGCGACGGCCTGGCTCAAGCAGCTCGGCTGAACCGGATGGGCGCCCCGCGTTGCACGAGAGCGTTCAGGATGCCCCCGCCTACACTCGGGGTGTGAGTGTGAGCACCTCCGATCCGACGATCGGCCGGCTGATCGACGGCCGGTACCAGGTTCGCTCGCGCATCGCGCGCGGCGGCATGGCCACCGTCTACCTCGCCACCGACCTGCGCCTCGAGCGCCGCGTGGCGATCAAGATCATGCACGGCCATCTGGCCGACGACAACCAGTTCAAGCAGCGCTTCATCCAGGAGGCCCGCTCGGCCGCCCGGCTGGCGCACCCGAACGTGGTGAACGTCTTCGATCAGGGCCAGGATGACGAGTCCGCCTACCTGGTCATGGAGTACCTGCCCGGCATCACCCTGCGCGACCTGCTGCACGACTACGGCGCGCTGACCTCCGAGCAGACGATCGACATCACCGAGGCCGTGCTGTCGGGGCTGTCGGCCGCGCACAAGGCCGGGATCGTGCACCGCGATCTCAAGCCCGAGAACGTGCTGCTGGCCGACGACGGCCGCATCAAGATCGGCGACTTCGGGCTCGCCCGCGCCGCGAGCGCCAACACCGCCACCGGGGCGGCGCTGCTCGGCACGATCGCCTACCTCTCCCCCGAGCTCGTGACCCGCGGCGTGGCCGACACCCGCAGCGACGTCTATGCGGTCGGCATCATGATGTACGAGATGCTCACCGGCGAGCAGCCCTTCAAGGGCGAGCAGCCGATGCAGATCGCCTACCAGCACGCCAACGACTCGGTGCCGACGCCGTCGAGCGCGAACCCGAAGGTGCCGGCCGAGCTCGACGAGCTCGTGCTCTGGGCCACCGCCCGCGATCCCGAGGAGCGCCCGCGCGACGCCCGCGCGCTGCTCGAGCAGGTGCAGGACACCGAGGCGATGCTGCAGACCGCTCTGCCCCCGGCCGGAGCGACCGCGGCGCAGAAGACCATGGTGCTGCCGGGCCCGCTCGGTGTCGCGCGCGATGCGGAGACGCAGGTGCTCGGCGCCGCCGCCGTGACGGCCGCGACGACCCGTCTGCAGCCGCCGACGCCGGAGCCCACCGCCGAGGTCAGCGACAGCACGGCCGCGCTCACCACCGTCACGAAGAAGCGCCGGCGGCGCGGCTGGATCATCGCTCTCGTCGTGGTGCTGCTCGCCGCCATCGCCGGCGGCACCGGCTGGTGGTTCGGGTTCGGACCGGGCGCGAACATCCCCGTCCCCTCCGTCGCGAAGAGCTCGGTCGCCGACGCGACCTCGACGCTGACCGCCGCCGGTCTGAAGGTCGCCGGCGAGCAGCGCCAGGTCGCCTCGCTCGATGTGCCGGCCGGCCAGGTGACCGGCACCGATCCCGCCGACGGCACGCGGGTGCCCCGTGACAGCACGGTCACCCTGCTCGTCTCCACCGGCCCCAAGCTGATCGATCTGCCCGGCCTCGTCGGCCTCGACGAGAAGGCGGCGGATGCCGTCATCGCCTCGCACTGGAGGCAGGGCGGCGACTCGGTGCGCCAGTTCACGCCCGACGCCGCGAAGGGCAGCGTCATCCAGGCACTCGGCATCGACGCGAACGGCGGCACCGTCGACCTCGCCGGCGCGACGCAGTACGGCGAGAAGCAGCCGATCTCGCTCGTGATCTCGGCCGGCCCGCTGCCCGACGTCGCCGGCAAGTCGGTCGACGAGGCGTCGAAGCTGCTGACGGATGCCGGGCTCACCGTCGGCGACTCCACGAGCGACTACAGCGAAGACGTCGACAAGGGCGACGTGGTCTCGATCGTCGCCCCCAAGAACGACGACGGCAGCGACAAGGCCGTGCGCGTCGGCGACACCGTGGGCCTGCTCGTCTCGAACGGACCTCCCCCGGTGACCGTGCCCGACGTCGTCGGCCAGACCTGGGACAAGGCGCGCAAGACGCTCGAGGCGGCCGGCTTCAAGGTGGACTACAACCACAAGGGCGCCGCCGACGTCATCCCGAACGTCTTCACCGTCACCAAGATCGACCCGACGGCCGGCACCTCTCAGCCGAAGGGCTCCACGATCAAGGTCAGTCTCGACTTCAGCGGCTGAGTCGGGCCGCGCGGCCTGACGCGCAGCCCGCAGACAGCAGAAGGGGCTCGGATCCACGGCGGATCCGAGCCCCTTCTCGGGTGCGGCGCGAGTCGTGCGTCAGGCCTGGGGCGGCGACGGGAACGCCGCCAGCTCCTCGGCCACCAGGAACGACAGCTCGAGCGACTGCATGTGGTTCAGGCGCGGGTCGCACAGCGACTCGTAGCGGGTCGCCAGCGTGGCCTCGTCGATGTGCTCCGAGCCGCCGAGGCACTCGGTCACGTCATCGCCGGTGAGCTCGACGTGGATGCCGCCGGGAACCGTCTTCGCGGCGCGGTGCGCCTCGAAGAAGCCGCGCACCTCGTCGACCACGTCGTCGAAACGGCGGGTCTTGTAGCCGTTCGGCGTCGTGATGCCGTTGCCGTGCATCGGGTCGGTGATCCACAGCGGCTGCAGCTCGAGCGACTTCGAGGCCTCGAGCAGGCCGGGCAGCGCGTCGCGGATCTTGCCGGCGCCCATGCGCGTGATGAAGGTCAAGCGGCCGGGCTCGCGGTTGGGGTCGAGCTTGTCGGCCAGCTGCTCCATCACCTCGGGCGTCGTCGACGGCCCGAGCTTCACGCCGATGGGGTTGCGGATGCGCGAGAAGTAGTCGACGTGCGCGCCGTCGAGCTCGCGGGTGCGCTCGCCGATCCAGAGGAAGTGCGCGCTCGTGTTGACGGGCGTGCCGTTGCGCGAGTCGATGCGCGTCATCGGGCGCTCGTAGTCCATGAGCAGGCCCTCGTGGCCCGTGTAGAACTCGACGCGCTTCAGCTCGTCGAAGTCGGCGCCCGCGGCCTCCATGAAGCGGATGGCGCGGTCGATCTCCTTGGCGAGGCCCTCGTAGCGCTGGTTGGCGGGGTTCTGGGCGAAGCCGCGGTTCCAGCTGTGCACCTCGCGCAGGTCGGCGAAGCCGCCCTGCGTGAAGGCGCGGATGAGGTTCAGCGTCGAGGCGGCCATGTGGTATCCCTGCACGAGACGCGAGGGGTCGGCCGTGCGCGAGGCGAGGTCGAAGGGGTAGCCGTTGACGATATCGCCGCGGTAGGCCGGCAGCGTGACGTCGCCGCGGGTCTCGTTGTCGCTCGAGCGCGGCTTCGCGAACTGTCCCGCCATGCGGCCCATCTTCACGACCGGCACCGAGGCGCCGTAGGTGAGCACGACGGCCATCTGCAGCAGCGTCTTCACGCGGTTGCGGATCTGGTCGGCGGTGGCGCCGGCGAAGGTCTCGGCGCAGTCGCCGCCCTGCAGCACGAAGGCCTCACCGCGCGCCGCGCGCGCCAGGCGGTCGCGCAGCTGGTCGATCTCGCCGGCGAACACCAGCGGCGGCAGGCTCGCGATCTCGGCGGAGGCGGCGGCGACGGCCTCGGCATCCGGCCACGCCGGCTGCTGCTTGATCGGCAGCTGACGCCAATAGTCCAGACCCTCGATCACCTGCGGATCAGCGAGCACGACGGGTTCGGACGTTTCGACCAAGGGAGTTTCCTTGCAGAGCGGGTGGGATTCGGGCGGATGCACCGGCCTCCGAGCCTATCCGCTCGCACTCCCCCACGCTGACGCCGGGAGGGAGCGCTCGTCGACGCCGCGGCGCCGATCCGGCACACCCCGGCGAAGCCCCTCAGCTCAGCTCGCTGCGGCCTTCTTCGCGGCGGCACGCGCCTCGGCGGCCTTGCGCGCGGCGGAGACGCCCGAGGCGCTCGCGCCCTTCTTCTTCGACGGGCGCTTCGAGCGCTCCTCCTTGACCGAGGAGGCGTACACATCCACGTACTCCTGGCCGCTGATGCGCGACAGCTCGTACATGATCTCGTCGGTGATCGAGCGCAGCACGAAGCGGTCGCCCTCGAGCCCCTCGAAGCGCGAGAAGTCGAGCGGCTCGCCGAACACGACGCCGATGCGGCGCACCTTGGGGATGATGCGGCCCGAGGGCATGGCCTTCTCGGTGTCGATCATGGCGACCGGGATGACCGGCACGTGCCCCTCGAGGATCATGCGCGCCACGCCCGTGCGGCCGCGGTAGAGCTTGCCGTCGGGGCTGCGGGTGCCCTCGGGGTAGATGCCGAGCTGGCCGCCGTTCGCGAGCACCTCGAGGCCGGTGTTGAGCGACGCCTCCGAGGCCTTGCCGCCGGAGCGGTCGATCGGCAGCTGGCCGATGCCGAGGAAGAACTGCTTGATGAACCAGCCCTTGATGCCGCGGCCGGTGAAGTAGTCGCTCTTCGCGAGGAAGCGGATCTGCCGGTCGACGACGATCGGCAGGAAGATCGAGTCGGCGAACGAGAGGTGGTTGCTCGCGAAGATCACGGCGCCGGTCTTGGGCACGTTGTCGAGTCCGCGCGTCCACGGGCGGAACACCGTGTACATGAAGGGACCGACGACGAGGTTCTTCAGAAACCAGTAGAACAAGAGGCGTCCTCCCGGGTCGATGCGCCGGAGGGAGTCTACCGGGCAGTCGAGGATCTCCCGGTCAGCGCCGCCGGGCGGGCCGGCTACTGAGCGTCGGCGTGCAGGCGGGCCAGGTCGGCGGCGCCGACGACGCCCGCGTCGTTCACGAGCTCGGCCACGAGGAACTGCGGCTCGGGGTGGTAGCCGCGGGCCGGCAGGTGCGCCAGGTACGCCTCGCGCACCGGGTCGAGCAGCAGGTCGCCGGCGACCGCCACTCCCCCGCCGAAGACGAAGATCTGCGGGTCGAGCACGGCGCCGAGCGAGGCGCAGGCCTGGCCGAGCCAGCCGCCGAGCTCGCGCAGCGCCGCCAGGGCGCCGGGATCGTGCGCGGCGATGAGCCCGCCGACGAGGCCGCCGTCGAGCTTGCCGCCCGCCGCCTCGGCCTCCGCCCGCGCATCCGCCAGCGGTCGACCGATGCCGCCGGCGTCGGCGATCTCGTTCGCCATGCGCAGCAGGGCGCGGCCCGAGCCGTACTGCTCGATGCAGCCGCGGGCGCCGCAGCCGCAGGGCAGACCGCCGGGCACCACGCGCAGGTGGCCGATCTCGCCGCCGGTGCCGAAGCCGCCGCGCAGCAGGCGGTCGCCGACGACGACCGCACCGCCGACGCCGGTGCCGATCGTCAGCATCGTCATGTCGCTGTAGATGCGGCCGGCGCCGAAGCGGAACTCCGCCCAGCCGGCC encodes:
- the rsmH gene encoding 16S rRNA (cytosine(1402)-N(4))-methyltransferase RsmH, with product MAHDQIHIPVLLERCIELLAPALDHDGAVLVDATLGLGGHAEAFLERFPKLHLVGLDRDTEAQRLAGERLARFSDRLDLVHTEYHHLRDALDSLGIEKVSGFLFDLGVSSMQLDRAERGFAYSQDAPLDMRMDSTAELTAAKVLAEYDEGALRRIFQQYGEEKLASRYARRIVERRQESPLTTSAELVQLLIDATPAAVQRERSGHPAKRVFQALRIEVNGELDGVEQAIPAGLDALEPGGRMVVLAYHSLEDRIVKREFTARTTSTAPRGLPVELPEHRPQFRLLVRGAELASDDEKDINPRAASVRLRAAERITESA
- a CDS encoding polyprenyl synthetase family protein, whose translation is MAGSLRFVDLVQNRLDDLLADRGSALTRISPDLDDLTRVARDLLGGGKRFRALFCYWGWQAVAGREREADLLPDADDSLDLAPITAAASALEIFHAAALVHDDIMDNSDLRRGRPSTHRRLEAVHRERGLRGDAERYGMSGALLLGDLLLGWSDELLDDGLRDVPLEHARATRDEFAVMRTEVTAGQYLDILEESSWHLHGDDEQLRRAQRVVLYKSAKYSVEAPLVIGASIAGADADQIGALRGFGVPLGIAFQLRDDLLGVFGDPEVTGKPSGDDLREGKRTVLIALARESLSGSARNLLDELLGDPELDDEQIRMLQSTIRASGAVDQLEGVIRREVERATSALDAAPLTRSARAELLRLADAVTRREA
- the mraZ gene encoding division/cell wall cluster transcriptional repressor MraZ; amino-acid sequence: MLLGTFAPKLDDKGRIILPAKFWDEFSGGVVLTRGQERAVFMYSQREFENVHEQMRQASTGSKRTRDFLRLFLSGASQEIPDKQRRITIPPLLREYAGLDRDLTVIGAGSRAEIWSTSAWNDYTAATEAAFADADEEVIPGLF
- a CDS encoding DUF3040 domain-containing protein, coding for MPLSEQEQRLLDEMERNLYQNDADFVATVGTGRSRPGVAIIALGVIAAVVGIGLLIVGVATRQPIIGAAGFVFMFGGALFAISPPKRFLRQSAPKPVRDSGLLHDLGERFEHRRDGDRDA
- a CDS encoding lysophospholipid acyltransferase family protein, with protein sequence MFYWFLKNLVVGPFMYTVFRPWTRGLDNVPKTGAVIFASNHLSFADSIFLPIVVDRQIRFLAKSDYFTGRGIKGWFIKQFFLGIGQLPIDRSGGKASEASLNTGLEVLANGGQLGIYPEGTRSPDGKLYRGRTGVARMILEGHVPVIPVAMIDTEKAMPSGRIIPKVRRIGVVFGEPLDFSRFEGLEGDRFVLRSITDEIMYELSRISGQEYVDVYASSVKEERSKRPSKKKGASASGVSAARKAAEARAAAKKAAAS
- the pknB gene encoding Stk1 family PASTA domain-containing Ser/Thr kinase; this translates as MSVSTSDPTIGRLIDGRYQVRSRIARGGMATVYLATDLRLERRVAIKIMHGHLADDNQFKQRFIQEARSAARLAHPNVVNVFDQGQDDESAYLVMEYLPGITLRDLLHDYGALTSEQTIDITEAVLSGLSAAHKAGIVHRDLKPENVLLADDGRIKIGDFGLARAASANTATGAALLGTIAYLSPELVTRGVADTRSDVYAVGIMMYEMLTGEQPFKGEQPMQIAYQHANDSVPTPSSANPKVPAELDELVLWATARDPEERPRDARALLEQVQDTEAMLQTALPPAGATAAQKTMVLPGPLGVARDAETQVLGAAAVTAATTRLQPPTPEPTAEVSDSTAALTTVTKKRRRRGWIIALVVVLLAAIAGGTGWWFGFGPGANIPVPSVAKSSVADATSTLTAAGLKVAGEQRQVASLDVPAGQVTGTDPADGTRVPRDSTVTLLVSTGPKLIDLPGLVGLDEKAADAVIASHWRQGGDSVRQFTPDAAKGSVIQALGIDANGGTVDLAGATQYGEKQPISLVISAGPLPDVAGKSVDEASKLLTDAGLTVGDSTSDYSEDVDKGDVVSIVAPKNDDGSDKAVRVGDTVGLLVSNGPPPVTVPDVVGQTWDKARKTLEAAGFKVDYNHKGAADVIPNVFTVTKIDPTAGTSQPKGSTIKVSLDFSG
- a CDS encoding ROK family protein, with protein sequence MHAIGIDIGGTKIAGAVVTELGEIVEELRRPSPADDPDAMVDVVVEMIADLASRHEVSGAGVAAAGFIDAAQSTVYYAPNIAWRNEPLRARIEERLPGLDITVDNDANAAGWAEFRFGAGRIYSDMTMLTIGTGVGGAVVVGDRLLRGGFGTGGEIGHLRVVPGGLPCGCGARGCIEQYGSGRALLRMANEIADAGGIGRPLADARAEAEAAGGKLDGGLVGGLIAAHDPGALAALRELGGWLGQACASLGAVLDPQIFVFGGGVAVAGDLLLDPVREAYLAHLPARGYHPEPQFLVAELVNDAGVVGAADLARLHADAQ
- a CDS encoding Rv2175c family DNA-binding protein; translation: MSDTSATAWLTVPDLVEILGIPQGRVRRLIEERVLLGTRRDGVLRVPAVFVRDGEPLSELRGTATLLADIGFDDDEAIDWLLATEDSLGVAPIDALLAGRKAEVRRVAQALA
- a CDS encoding class II 3-deoxy-7-phosphoheptulonate synthase yields the protein MVETSEPVVLADPQVIEGLDYWRQLPIKQQPAWPDAEAVAAASAEIASLPPLVFAGEIDQLRDRLARAARGEAFVLQGGDCAETFAGATADQIRNRVKTLLQMAVVLTYGASVPVVKMGRMAGQFAKPRSSDNETRGDVTLPAYRGDIVNGYPFDLASRTADPSRLVQGYHMAASTLNLIRAFTQGGFADLREVHSWNRGFAQNPANQRYEGLAKEIDRAIRFMEAAGADFDELKRVEFYTGHEGLLMDYERPMTRIDSRNGTPVNTSAHFLWIGERTRELDGAHVDYFSRIRNPIGVKLGPSTTPEVMEQLADKLDPNREPGRLTFITRMGAGKIRDALPGLLEASKSLELQPLWITDPMHGNGITTPNGYKTRRFDDVVDEVRGFFEAHRAAKTVPGGIHVELTGDDVTECLGGSEHIDEATLATRYESLCDPRLNHMQSLELSFLVAEELAAFPSPPQA
- a CDS encoding LysM peptidoglycan-binding domain-containing protein, producing the protein MTGDNEARTATGSLLAALKATAARRAASTDTGAWTRASRVTVPLVVAGALTVSMNLTAPIPAAHAAPKKAVKPPKNAITPAPAAVKAPALPSVAPASAPASYKVAAGDTVSSIAQRFGVSTAGLLAANGLGWKSLIFPGQVLKIGGATPSTATTAPAAAAPAAGRYTIKAGDTVGAIAARFGTTTQSVLSANGLSWTSIIYPGQTLAIPGGISAVPASNVTPAPSTGSSTPAVPAPATKSYTIRTGDTVSSIAAANGISVQALMDANGLTGSAVIFAGRTLTIPAVTSPAVAQDGTTVTPLSAEMAANARVIIRVGRELGVSDRGIIIALAAAMQESSLRNIAYGDRDSVGLFQQRPSQNWGAKEKLLDTTYAARLFYGGPKNPNAGITRGLLEIAGWQSMTLTQAAQAVQISAYPNAYARWEKSATAWLKQLG